From Planctomycetota bacterium:
TGTTTGGGTGAGGATCACCAGCCAACGCCCACGGGTTCACCCGTGGGTCTGCACTCGGTCACGAAAGCCGACCCACGCCTGAAGGCGTGGGCGTTCTCGGAGTTATCATGCGTCAGCGTTTGTTCGATGACTCGATTCGTCGACACCTTCCCGATCGCGGGGCGGGGGTGCCGGACGCGGTGATCGAGGCCCACTTTCGGGAGATCGTGCGGACCCAGCGCGAGCGATCGATGTGGCCGGCGCTGCCATATTTCCTTGTCGGGATGGCGCAAGTCTGGGGCATCGTCTTGGGCTGGTTCTTGCTTCGCCCGATCATCGGAATCTACCCCACATTTCTGTTGATCTTCCTTCTGGCGGTGGGCTGGATCTACTGGGGAGCGCAGCAGAACCGAGGGCTCGCGCAAAGATTGCAGGCTCGGTTGTCGTCTGCGGTGGGCCGACCGTCGGCGTGCAGTGTTTGCGATTACGACCTGCGGCAGATCACAAGCGAGCGCTGCCCGGAGTGCGGGTCACCGGTGTACATCCCGCCGGTCGGTGCGGTGGCGACCGACGCGCTGATGCTGGCCACGAAGCTATCGCGCACGAACTACTTCCACGTCAAGCTTGAGCCGTTCCATCCCACGGTCGCCGAGGGCATTCGTTCGCACATCGAGGGACGCAACGCCATCGACATCGACGGTGGCACACGCTTGGTGTTGTTTCTCCTGGCGATTGTTTCGGTGCCAATTGTCTGCGGCTTACTGGTTTTTGCGCCGAGTTGGTCATCGGCCGTCGTGGCCGTGGCAACGCTCGTCGTGGTCATCGTGCTCCCGTGGACACATTCGCGCTGGCATCACCGACGCCTGCTACGGAAGTATCTCAACCGTGACACCCCCTTGCCCTGCTGGTTCTGCGGCGAGCACGAGGACGCCACGCCGTGCAGCAAGTGCGGAGCGCGGAACGTGACGCGGGACGAGGTGCCCAACTCCGCCGTGTAGCGGTGCGACGAAGTCGCCCAAGCCGCACGCCCCACGGGCGATTTCGTCGCACCGCTACACGGCAGCGCGTCGGCCCAGGGCGAGGCCTGTCAGTGCCGCGCCGGCTTCGACGATGATGCTCTGGGCGCGCATGAGCAGGGCGACCGCCGCCGCGAGTTCGGGGCTTACGACCGTGCTCAGGCCCAAGGCGTAGATGCCTTCGCGGACGCCGAGGCCGCCGGGGGCGAACAAGGCAAGGTAGCCGATGGTTTGGGCCAGCGCGGCCGTCGCGATGCAGCGGGGTAGTGCCTCGACGCCGACGTTGGTCAGGGCGTTGAGCATCAGCAGCGTGCTCAGTCCGTAGAAGACCCATTGCGCGATCGCCGAGAGCGCGGGGGCGAAGTAATCCTTGAACCGCAGCGGCCGTTCGAGCGGCGGCTTCTTCGTGAGCCGAAGGCCCAGCGCGATGAGTTGGCCGAAGACCGCCGGGTGCAGCACGACGATCGCCGCGATGACGACGACGACCGCGACGATCTGTTGTTCCGGCAGAAGCCAGCCGCCAAAGAGCAGGCCGAACATCACCGCCAGTCCGTCGAGGATCAGATAGCACGAGAGCGCCACCGCAACGGGTACGCCGTGGCTACGCAGCAGCGTCGCGGCCGTCCCGATCGCCCAGACCTTGCCGGGGACGTACTTGCCCAGGATCGGCACCCACACGCACTGCGCCGTCGCCCGCCAAGAGAGTTCGTGCCCGAGCCCGTGGAGCAGCGCGCGGTATGCGACAAGTTGTGCCAGGAATACACACGCCGCCGCGGCGGTGCTTGCCGGGACCCACCGCCAGTCCACGCTCGGCGGGTCGGCCAGCAGCGTCTTGATCGGACCGGCGAGCGCCCAGCCGACCAGCCCGAGCGTGAGCGCCAGCAGCAACCACTTCACGATGGGCCAGGCGGCTTTCAAGACGCACAGCGTAGCCAACCGCGTTGCGGAGCAACGCAGCTGTGCGCTTTCGTGAGTGCAAAACACCAAACACGAAACACCAAGCACAAATCCGTTTAAGAACTGCAACTGTGACGCGTCTTCGTCGTCGTTAGGATTGAGACCGACCCAACCAAGGACGCCCCATGAAACCGATCGCCACCGCATTGACCTTCGCCGCCGCTGCCGCTTTGTCGGCCGTGACGTTCGCCCAGAACGCCGAGCAGGCCGCCATCGCGGAAGCCGCCGCCGAGACCAACGTCGAGGTCCAGGCGGTGACGTTGTTCTCCTCGGGCGTGGGCATGTTCCGCCACGCCGGCACCGTTGACGGCGACGCCGAAGCGACGCTGCGTTTTCGCTCCGAGCAGATCAACGACATTCTCAAGTCGCTCGTGCTTCAGGATCTCGACGGCGGCAGCATCGGCACCGTCTCCTACCCGTCGCGCGATCCGCTAAGCAAGACGCTCGCGTCGTTTCAGGTGGACCTCTCCGGCAGCCCGGACATGTCCGACCTGCTCGAGCAGCTGCGCGGGGCACAGGTCGTCGTGCTGGTGGGCGATCGCACCGCCGAGGGAACCATCATCGGCATCGAGACCAAGGACAAACCCGTCGAGGGCGGGGAGTCGGTTGAGGTCGACGTGCTGAATCTCTTCACGGGGACCGGGCTGATGGCCGTTCCGCTCGATCAGGTACGCGGGATCGAACTGAGCGACGCGAAGCTCCAGGAAGAACTCGGCCGCGCGCTGGCCGCACTGGCCGGTGCGCGTGACACGAACAAGAAGCCGGTGACGATCTCATTCACCGGCGACGGCGAGCGGCGCGTGCAGTTCGGGTACGTCGTCGAGACGCCGGTATGGAAGACGAGCTACCGCCTGGTCATGGGTCAGGACAAGGACGCGGATCTGCAGGGCTGGGCGATCGTGGAGAACCAGACCGACTTTGATTGGGAGAACGTGCAGCTGTCGCTGGTGAGCGGTCGGCCGATCTCGTTCGTGCAGGATTTGTACGAGCCGTTGTACGTGCCGCGTCCGGTGGTGGTGCCGGAGTTGTACGCGTCTCTGCGGCCCCAGCGATACGAGGGTGGGCTGGCGGTGGGCAACGCGGTCGCCGGCGATGGGAGTCGGCTGTTGCTGTCGCAGCGTGAGGCGAACGAAGCACTCGGACGCCAACTCGCTCGGAGACGCGGAGAGCTTGCCGAGGACCTGGGCGTGCCGCAAGCCGCCGAGGCCGAGGCATACTTCGGTGGCGGCTTCAACCCAACTCAAGGCGTCGCGACGATCGCCTCCGGCTCCGACATCGGTGAGCTCTTCCAGTACACCGTCGGCAGCGTCAGCCTCGCGCGCCAGTCCAGCGCGATGATCCCCGTCGTGACCGACCCGGTCGAGGCCGAGGCGGTGAGCATTTACAACAGCACCGTCATGCCGCGCCATCCGCTCAACGGCGCGTGGCTGACCAACACGACCGACAAGCACCTGCTCGCCGGGCCGATGACCGTCTACACCGGCAGCGGCGCGTACCAGGGCGACGCGCAGGTCGACAATCTCCCGCCCGGTCAGTCGCGTCTGATCTCCTACGGCATCGACCTCAACGTCGTCGCCGATGTCGAGCAGTCGTCCAACCGCGACACGCTGCTTTCGGCGAAGATCGACGACGGCGTCCTCATCGTCGAGCGGCTCGGCCAGAGCAAGTGGACCTACACGTTCGACAACAAGACCGACGACGAGAAGCTCATCGTTGTCGAGCATCCGCGGAACAAGCCGTGGGAGTTGCACGAGACGGCCGAACCGTTCGAGACGACCGAGCAGCAGTACCGCTTCCGCGTCGACATCGCCGGCGACGGCACGACCGAGTTCGACGTCACGCAACGCCGCACCTACGACCAGCGCTTCGCCATCCTCGACATGGACCCGCGGCAGATTCTCGTTTACGCCAACACCGGCACGATCGACGACAACGTCCGCGAAGCGCTCAAGAAGATCGCCGAACGCAAACGCGAAGTCGTCGCCGTCGAGCGTGACATCGCCGAGGCCGAACAACAGATTCGTGACATCACCCAGGAGCAGGACCGCATCCGTCAAAACATGCGGACCGTCGACCGCAACAGCGCCTACCACCAGCGTCTGATGGACAAGCTCAACGATCAGGAGACGCAGATCGAAGAACTGCAAACGCGCCGCGCCGAGTTGGCCGAGAAGCTCGAAACCATGCGGGCCGCGCTAAGCGAGGAGTTCGGCAAGTTCAGCGTCGGGGCGAAGAAGTAAGCACGATCAGCACGCGTCGTTTTGCTCGCCCGCATGACGGACGTCGTCGCCGCGGACCATGTAGATCACGTCTTCGGCGATGTTCGTTGCGTGATCGCCGATACGTTCGAGATTTCGGCTCACCAGCACCAGCGACATCGAAGAGCTGGCCGTGGACGGGTCGGCCATGATCTGACGGAGCAGCTCGCGGAAAATTCCGTCGCGTCGTTCGTTGATCGTCTCGTCCGATGCGACCACGCGTTGGGCCAGCGCGACGTCCCGACTGATCAACGCTTCGAGCGCGTCGGTGACGGCCTGCTTGACCAAGTCGAAGAGGTCACGCATCTCGGCGGGCGGGCGAACGTCCTGCTCGAAGATGAACGGGACGGCCTGGCAGATGTTCACCGTGCAATCGCCGACGCGTTCGAGATTGCTTGCCGCCCGGCTCAGCGCGAACGTGAGCCGCACGTCCGACGCGACTGGCTGTTGCTTGATGATCGTCAGAACAGCCTCGTGGTCGACGCAGGACTGAAGTCGGTCCATGTCTTCTTCGGCCGCGAAGACGGTCGCTCGCTTTCCTTCGTCCCGATCCAGCAACGCGTCACGGGCGTTGCCGATCATCCGCTCGGCCAGCCCGCCCATCTTGAGCAGGCAGGTGAGCAGGCCCGCGAGTTGGTCATCGAGTGCATCGCGCATGGGGCGCCTTCGAATCGCGAAGCGATCCGGGGTCAAAGCCGGACGGCCAGACGGATCAGCCGAACCGGCCGGTGACGTACGCCTCGGTTTCGGCGAGGGCCGGGGTTTGGAAGAGCGTCGAGGTCGGCCCATATTCGACGAGCCGGCCAAGGTACATGAACGCCGTGTAGTCGCTGGTGCGGGTCGCCTGTTGCATGTTGTGGGTGACGATCAGCACGGTGTAGGTGCCGCGGAGTTCGGCGATGAGGTCTTCGATCTTGCCGGTGGCGATGGGGTCGAGCGCGCTGCACGGTTCGTCCATGAGCAACACCTCCGGCTCGGCGGCGATGGCGCGGGCGATGCACAGGCGTTGCTGCTGACCACCGGAAAGGCCAAGCGCCGATTCCTTGAGCCGGTCCTTCACCTCGTCCCAAAGCGCTGCCCCGCGTAGCGCCTTTTCACAGGTTTCCTCCAGCACGCCCTTGCGACGCTCGCCGTCGACACGCAGGCTGAACACGACATTCTCGAAAATGCTCATCGGGAATGGGTTGGACTTCTGGAAGACCATGCCCATGCGTTTGCGAAGCTCGATGACATCGACGCTGCGTGAGTAGATGGAGTCGCCGTTGATCGTCATGTCGCCCTCGATGCGAACCGAGTCGATCAGATCGTTCATGCGGTTGACGCAGCGGAGCAGGGTCGACTTGCCGCAGCCCGACGGGCCGATCAGCGCGGTGACCTTGCCGTGCGGGATCGACATGTTGATGTCCCACAGCGCCTGCTTGGTGCCGTAGAACAGGTTGAAGTCCTTCACGTCGACGACGGGCGTTTCCGTGGCGAGTTCGGGGTGGATGTGCGCGGGGAAGTTGCCGCCGGCGTCGACGGCCGCCTGCAATTGCCCGGCCTGCTTTTGCGGCGGACGCAACTGCACGTCGTCGCCGGTGGAGCCGTCGGTCGTTGTTTGCGTGTCGGTCAGCATGACTTGGTCCGGAAAAAGTGAATCAGAACGCCCCGCCGGCGAAGGCTCGGCGGAGTCGTGAGCGGATAAAGATCGCCGTGATGTTCAGGAACACGACGATGGCGATGAGCACGAGCACGGTCGTGAACAGCAGCGGGCGGGCGGCCTCGGAGTCGGGTGACTGGAAGCCCAGGTCGAAGACGTGAAAGCCCAGGTGCATGAACGAACGGTTGGTGCCGAAGTACGGGAAGTCCGCCGCGACGGGCAGCTCCGGCGCGAGCTTGACCGCGCCCACGAGCATGAGCGGCGCGACCTCACCGGTGCCCCGGGCTATGGCAAGGATCATCCCGGTCATGATGCCCGGCAGCGCGCGGGGCAGCACGATGCGTCGGATAGTCTGCCACTTGGAAGCGCCACAGGCGTAGGAGCCTTCGCGCATCGAGTTGGGCACGGCCGCGAGGGCTTCCTCGGTCGAGACGATGATCACCGGCAGGGTCAGCAGCGCGAGGGTGAGCGACGCCCAGATCATCGCCGACTTGCCGACGGTCGGGTCGGGGAGCTTGGCGCGGTGGAAGCCGTCGAAGAACGGGATGGTCGCCAAGAGCCAGCCGAGGGTGACGACCGCGCCCGCCCAGAGGAAGAAGGTCGCGAAGCCGAGCGCGCGGGTCTGCCATTCGCCGCCGACCTTGTCGGACTTGCCCATGCGTCCGCCGAGGATGCCGACGACGACCGCCGCGGCGACGAGGAGGATCGCCACGCCGATACCCGCCCACCAACCGCCGGCGCTCGCGTGACCGAAGCCGGCGTGCTCGGGGCCGCCGTCGATCCACTTGCCGACGGTGTAGCAGAAAAACCCGAGCCCGAAGACGCCGTAGACGATGCTCGGCACGCCGGCGAGGTTGTTCACACAGATGCGGATGACACTGACGATCAGGCCCTGCCTGGCGTACTCGCGGAGGTAGATCGCCGCGATGACGCCGATGGGCAGCACCACGAGGATCATGATGAACGTGAGCATCACGGTGCCGACGATGGCCGGCCAGATCCCGCCCTCGCTGTTGGCTTCGCGGGGCACGTCGGTGAGGTACTCCCACCACCGGCCGAAGTAGATGCCGACCTTGTCGAGCGTGCCCAACTGGTTGGCAGGGAAGGCTCGCACGACGCGGTGGAGCATCATCGGCTCGTCGGGATAGAGCGGATCGTTCGGGACGATCACGCCGGCTTCGGTCCGCATCTCCATGCGGAACTTGGCCAGTTCGTCCTCGAGTTCGCGGCGCTCGGCGTTGAGTTCGGTGAACCGCGCGGCCATCTCTTCGAGCGCCGGCTGTGCGTCGGCGACGGCCTGGCGATACTCGGTCGAGCCCTCGCCGTGTTCGAGCTCGACGCTCCTGAGTTTGAGGCGAACGACTTCTTCCTCGTCGGCGAGCCCGCCGATCTCGTATTCTTCGAGTTCCTTGAGTTTCGCGAAAATCGCGCGGGCCTGGGGGTAAAGCTCCTGGAACTTCGCCCAGGCTTCGGCCCGGCCCTCGGTGCGGACGCCGTCGTGGATGATCGCGTCGAGGTAGCCGATCGCGATGCCGTTCTCGAGCCGCTCGACGGTCAGCGCCCATTCGGGTTCGTTGGTCTCGGCGATGGCGTCTTCGCGGACGTACTTGAACCGCTCGCCGGTGACGTCGAAGTTGCCGACGCGGTAGAGGATTTCCTGCCCGGTGCCGTCGGCCTTGTCGACCGCGCGTGACGGGATGCCCAGCAGCGTGTCGCCGTCGGTCGTGGAGACCTGCACGACCGGCTGGGGCCAGAACGTGCCCAGACCCTGCAGCAGCACAAACCCGAGCAGCGTCACGGTCATCAGCAGCGCGACCGCGACACACCCGCCGGTGAGCCAGACCATCGGCTGACCACGCGAGACGAGCGAAGTACGCCGCTTGCGGCGTTGGGGCGCGACGTCGGCGGTGGCCGGGTCGGCGTAGTCGATGTCGTTTGGCTCGTTGGGTTCGGACATCGTCTCTAGAGCTGCAGGGCCCGTTTGCGGAAGTGATTGCGGACGACTTCCGCGATCGTGTTGATCACGAACGTCATGGCGAAGAGGATCAACGCGCTGGCGAAGAGATAGCGGTAGAGCGTCTCGCCTTGCGGCGCTTCGGGCATTTCGACGGCGATGTTCGCGGCCATCGTTCGGCCGCCGTTAAAGATGTTGCCGTCGAGGATCGGCGTGTTGCCGTATGCCATCAGCACGATCATCGTCTCGCCGACCGCACGTCCCAGACCGATCATGCACGCCGAGAAGATGCCGCTGATCCCCACCGGCAGCACCACGCGGATTGCCGTCTGCCACGGCGTCGCGCCCGCGCCTAGCGCGGCCGAGCGGAGGGTGTTGGGCACGCTGCTGAGCGCATCCTCGGAGATCGTGTAGATGATGGGGATCACGGCAAAGCCCATCATGATGCCGATGATCACCGAGTTGCGTGTGATGTACGTGCCGGCCGGCGACCAGTCGATGAGCCCGAGCGACCAGTCGCCGCGTAGGTCTAGGCCGACGCTCGTGAAGGCTCCGCCGATCGCGGTGGCGAGCAGGATCGCCACGCCGAGCGACACGATCAGCCGAATGCCGTCGACCCCAGCGATCTTCTTGCGATCGTCGGTGTTGTAGGCGTTGAGCCGGGGTCGGATGAAGGTGTTGAACACGAAGACCACGCCGATGAGTAGCAAGGGCGTGAGCAGGCCGATCCAGCCGGCGGTGGTGCCCCAGAAGCCCGTGCCGGTGCGTCGGTTGAGCCAGGCCTTGATGTCACCGCCGTACAGGATCGTTTCGAGCAGGGGCGCGACCAGCAGCGCCGCGCCGAACGTCACGAGCACCGCGCCGATCATCACGATGAACGGCACCCACTTGGGCAGCGGCCGGACCACGTCCGGCGGGAGCAGTTGCCAGAGCCAGCCGAACATGAACACCCCCGCCGGGACGCATACGAACGTGAGCAGCGCGCCGGGGATGATGTCCTCGAAGATCGGAGCGAGCACCAACCCACCGATGAATCCGAGCACCACCGAGGGCAGGCCCGCCATCATCTCGATCGTCGGCTTCACGACCGCCTTGGCCCGCGGGTCCATGAACTCCGACGTGTAAATCGCCCCGAGGATGGCAATCGGCACCGCGAAGAGCATCGCGTAGAGCGTGGCCTTGAGCGTGCCGAAAATGAGCGGAACGAAGCTGACTTTCGGTTCCGCGTCGTCGGTGCCGCCACCGGACTGCCACTGGAAATCCTTGCCGGGATAGCCTTCGTAATGGATCGGGGTGAAGAGGGCCGCGAGGTGGTCGCCGGGGTAGTCGTTGGCGATGTCGAAGGCGGCGAGCGCGCCGGTGTCGGTGATGGTCAGGGCGGCGTCGGCCCGCGGCGAAAGCGTGGCCAGGTCGATCGCCCCCTCGGCAGCCAGGCGGGTCGTGCCTTCGAGGCTGCTGGTGGTCATGTAGAACAAAGTGATGTTGCCCAGCGCGTCGCCGACGAGGAACTGGCGGTCGCGCTCGCTGGGGCTGAACGCCGTGACGGCGGCGTCGAGCTCGGCGAACGTGTGTGCTTGCACCATGTGCAAGTCGTCTGGGTTCATCTCGTCGTCGGGCGTGCCTTCGGGATAGTTGGTCGCGAACCAGCCCGACACGCCGCCTGCCGAGTCACCGACGATCAGCGTGACGTCGCCGATGAGCATGCGGGCGGCGGTAATGGTGCGATCGGTCTCGGGCAGCAGGTCGGCGACCTCGACGACCCGGGCGTTCTCCGGATCGGTCGTGTCGAACCGCAGCGTTTGGCCGTCCTCGTAGACGAGGTAAACGCCCCGGCCACGCGACTGCATGAACACGCCGACCGGCTCGACGCCCGTCGGCGCCTGATCCATCGGCAACTCGAACTCCGAGAGCGACTTGGTGACCTTGTTGGTCATCAGGTTCCGCTTCTGCGTGACCTTTTCGTAGAAAAGTCGACCGTCTTCGCGGAGCACGACCAACGCCTCGTCGCCGCCGGCTGCTTCGTCGTCCTCGACGAGATAGTCCAGAAGCTTGATCGGGCTGGGGTCGCCGGCGGCTTTACCGATCGCGACGGGCTCGCCAAAGGTGACGTTGGGCGTGGTGACGCGAATGCGGTTGCCGGGGATGAGCTCGGCGACGCCGCCTTCGAAGATCGCCGTGTCACCAGGGTTGAGCCCTTCGAGTGCATCGGGCACACCCGCCGGGAAACTGACGCCGAACGGCACCGAGCCGAGCAAGACCGTTCCGTCTTCTCGGCCGATCGCGACGTTGCTGCGCTTAACGCTCACGGCCGTCACCGGCACGTCGGAGATCCTTCGCGTTTCGATCAGCTCCGCTTCCTGCGTGCGGAAGGTCGAGAGCGCGCCGGCTTCGTCGATGATCCAGAACGAGACGACGTTCTCATCGACCCGCACCGCGACGGGCGCGGCTTTATCGGCGTCGATCTCGGCGACGGTCGTCGGATTGAGCTCGGCCGAACCGAAGAGCGGCACCACCACCGACGCGAGGAACAACAAGATCAGGGCCAGCGCGCCGATGACGGAGAGGCCGCCGACGGTGATGACCCACTTGGAGACGCTGTCGGCGATCTTGATCGAGGCCGGCGTGGTGTGGCGGCGCTTGCGGCCCGTGAACGAGCGCGCCGGTTGGCCACCACCGGTGTTGGTCGGCGCGTCGGGGTCGGAACCTTGGCTGCTCGGCGGTGGGTTGTCGGGCACGATGGTCGAGTTGCGGTCCGGGAGTCTGACGGCAGCAATTCCGTCGGTCAAACTTCAAGCCCCAATCCGTTGCGGCAAAACGTCGGCGACGGGTTCAACCGCCACCGACGCGTGTGGATTGCATTTCCCCCCGAGGACCTTGGCACAAGCCGACGGGATTAGCCGCCGAGCTTGGCGAGATCTTCCTGGGCGATCACGTTGGTGATCGGGTAGTAGCCGTCCTTGAGCACGACCTGCTGGCCCTGCTTGCTGAGCACCATCGTCAGGAACTCCTTGACGATCGGGGTCGGCGACTGGTTCGGCGGTACGTTGACGTAGACGTAGAGGAAGCGGGCCAGCGGGTAGTCGCCCGAGTAGGCGTTGTCGGCGTTGGCTGCGACGCCGTCGATGGCGACGGCCTTGACGTCGGCGGTCAGGTAGCC
This genomic window contains:
- a CDS encoding lysylphosphatidylglycerol synthase domain-containing protein, whose amino-acid sequence is MKAAWPIVKWLLLALTLGLVGWALAGPIKTLLADPPSVDWRWVPASTAAAACVFLAQLVAYRALLHGLGHELSWRATAQCVWVPILGKYVPGKVWAIGTAATLLRSHGVPVAVALSCYLILDGLAVMFGLLFGGWLLPEQQIVAVVVVIAAIVVLHPAVFGQLIALGLRLTKKPPLERPLRFKDYFAPALSAIAQWVFYGLSTLLMLNALTNVGVEALPRCIATAALAQTIGYLALFAPGGLGVREGIYALGLSTVVSPELAAAVALLMRAQSIIVEAGAALTGLALGRRAAV
- the phoU gene encoding phosphate signaling complex protein PhoU, with product MRDALDDQLAGLLTCLLKMGGLAERMIGNARDALLDRDEGKRATVFAAEEDMDRLQSCVDHEAVLTIIKQQPVASDVRLTFALSRAASNLERVGDCTVNICQAVPFIFEQDVRPPAEMRDLFDLVKQAVTDALEALISRDVALAQRVVASDETINERRDGIFRELLRQIMADPSTASSSMSLVLVSRNLERIGDHATNIAEDVIYMVRGDDVRHAGEQNDAC
- the pstB gene encoding phosphate ABC transporter ATP-binding protein PstB, which gives rise to MLTDTQTTTDGSTGDDVQLRPPQKQAGQLQAAVDAGGNFPAHIHPELATETPVVDVKDFNLFYGTKQALWDINMSIPHGKVTALIGPSGCGKSTLLRCVNRMNDLIDSVRIEGDMTINGDSIYSRSVDVIELRKRMGMVFQKSNPFPMSIFENVVFSLRVDGERRKGVLEETCEKALRGAALWDEVKDRLKESALGLSGGQQQRLCIARAIAAEPEVLLMDEPCSALDPIATGKIEDLIAELRGTYTVLIVTHNMQQATRTSDYTAFMYLGRLVEYGPTSTLFQTPALAETEAYVTGRFG
- a CDS encoding ABC transporter permease subunit, encoding MSEPNEPNDIDYADPATADVAPQRRKRRTSLVSRGQPMVWLTGGCVAVALLMTVTLLGFVLLQGLGTFWPQPVVQVSTTDGDTLLGIPSRAVDKADGTGQEILYRVGNFDVTGERFKYVREDAIAETNEPEWALTVERLENGIAIGYLDAIIHDGVRTEGRAEAWAKFQELYPQARAIFAKLKELEEYEIGGLADEEEVVRLKLRSVELEHGEGSTEYRQAVADAQPALEEMAARFTELNAERRELEDELAKFRMEMRTEAGVIVPNDPLYPDEPMMLHRVVRAFPANQLGTLDKVGIYFGRWWEYLTDVPREANSEGGIWPAIVGTVMLTFIMILVVLPIGVIAAIYLREYARQGLIVSVIRICVNNLAGVPSIVYGVFGLGFFCYTVGKWIDGGPEHAGFGHASAGGWWAGIGVAILLVAAAVVVGILGGRMGKSDKVGGEWQTRALGFATFFLWAGAVVTLGWLLATIPFFDGFHRAKLPDPTVGKSAMIWASLTLALLTLPVIIVSTEEALAAVPNSMREGSYACGASKWQTIRRIVLPRALPGIMTGMILAIARGTGEVAPLMLVGAVKLAPELPVAADFPYFGTNRSFMHLGFHVFDLGFQSPDSEAARPLLFTTVLVLIAIVVFLNITAIFIRSRLRRAFAGGAF